In Vicia villosa cultivar HV-30 ecotype Madison, WI unplaced genomic scaffold, Vvil1.0 ctg.001966F_1_1, whole genome shotgun sequence, a genomic segment contains:
- the LOC131637314 gene encoding uncharacterized protein LOC131637314, producing the protein MPKKLDGLGIRKARETITSLLGKLIWGLRRECDSLWVHVFKHKLGEGKSSFWFSNWSEIRKLAEPILYVDIHDLDMRVNGVYLDEYLNFNSLYTNIPLGVCDRLEALPICLNSMAPSRLTWKSNLDGIYTARDGYYWLKRLEVVMNTTNNNPWKWVCHIPTLEKVKFFLWTTLYKYIPKRSMLCHQEAETTRHSLRDCEFATRFWKSISFLGPIFFQGDILYDWIGHGIDAICFLKHNLSHPMRTLTWNAHKGSNVILNVDGNSLGKLGVSNFGGLIQNVDCACVHSFVSNIGYSNILHVEVMTLYYGSCMALEHGIKDLMCYSDSDTAIKLI; encoded by the exons ATGCCTAAGAAGTTGGATGGTCTTGGGATCCGAAAAGCAAGAGAGACCATTACTTCTTTGTTAGGTAAGCTGATTTGGGGTCTCCGTCGAGAATGTGATTCTCTATGGGTCCATGTTTTTAAGCATAA ATTAGGGGAAGGGAAATCCTCTTTTTGGTTTTCCAATTGGTCAGAGATCAGGAAATTAGCGGAGCCGATTCTCTATGTGGATATCCATGATTTGGATATGCGAGTGAATGGTGTTTACTTGGATGAGTATTTGAACTTCAATTCATTATATACTAATATCCCTCTAGGTGTTTGTGATCGCCTAGAAGCGCTTCCCATTTGTTTGAATTCTATGGCGCCTAGTCGGTTAACATGGAAAAGCAATTTAGATGGTATCTATACTGCTCGGGATGGTTACTATTGGCTCAAAAGACTTGAAGTTGTTATGAATACAACAAATAATAACCCTTGGAAGTGGGTATGTCATATTCCTACTCTTGAGAAGGTGAAATTCTTCCTTTGGACAACTTTATATAAGTATATTCCTAAGAGATCGATGCTGTGTCATCAAGAAGCTGAGACAACTCGACACTCCCTGAGAGACTGTGAATTTGCTACTCGCTTTTGGAAATCTATTAGCTTTTTGGGTCCAATATTTTTCCAAGGGGATATTTTATATGATTGGATTGGACATGGAATCGACG CTATATGTTTTCTCAAGCATAATCTGTCTCATCCAATGAGAACACTCACGTGGAATGCACATAAAGGTAGTAATGTGATTTTGAATGTCGATGGTAATAGCCTCGGTAAACTCGGAGTCTCAAATTTTGGTGGATTAATTCAAAATGTTGATTGTGCTTGTGTTCACAGTTTTGTGAGTAATATTGGTTATTCCAACATCCTTCACGTTGAGGTGATGAC